The Cotesia glomerata isolate CgM1 unplaced genomic scaffold, MPM_Cglom_v2.3 scaffold_17, whole genome shotgun sequence sequence aggaACGTATGATTATCAATTAGAATAGAATAGAATATcgtttttatttgtatcacatATTGTGTTTTACAAAACTGTATcttaatttagttatttacATTTGCATAtacattaattttgttttaattttcagcTGTTTGTACTCTctttttacttgtatcactcCTCATTCTTCATATCACAGTCGCATTACAATACTATTAATACTATTTCATACTTATAATCCGAGTATCTATCCCTGTATATTAATGACAGCTTTTTTCTGACATTCAATATTGTAATACTACTCAttctctttaaataatttttccattttgCTAACATATGTACATAGGTTCCTATTTATTTCCCCTTTTAAAATTACCACTACTCTTTCCCTTGTTAATTCCCCCTCTAGTTCGCTCCTCCACTTGTTTCTTGCTTGTTGCCCTTTTTCACTTATTCTTTCTTTTATCTCCATACAGCTTAGTATGTGCATCAGTGTCTCCTCTTCTTTCTTACATATTCTGCATTCCCAATTATTTTGGCCTTTTTTTCCACTCCACAGATTTCCGAATTTCATTCTGGCCCAAACTTCTTTGTATTCACTTTTAATATGactagaatttaaatttgcgcgcgcaagcgcgcgcctgactatagagtttgcatatattttcatgcttatgatacaTTCGagcaatcacgttacgaatagtttgatgccacatacatttcatctcaattttattatgggatcTTTTTTCCAATAGCTGTTTTCACTTTCTTGTAAGATTTCAAACTCGTTGTATTTGGACTTTTCTATTAacagtttttcttttttttctagctCTTTTTTGTATTTCTCCAGCCCCTCCCTTATTTTATCTTCTATTTCTTCAGTGCTGCCTTCTTCGTATATGCTGCCAATGATATCACTTATGCCTATCGCCACCAGAAAAATTTCCACTTTTTTTCCCCACTTTGTTGGATTTTTGTTGATTATTCCCCTCATTTCTTCTTTCATGCATATCTTTGGCCATCTGTTATCTTCAAGCTTAATTATATCTACCAGGTACCTGAGTGCCCTTTCTTTTATTATGTACTCTATGTGCCCTATTCCCAGTTCTCTTCTGATGATGTACGTTGGAGTATTTCTTGCTACTCCCAGCGCCATTTTATCCACTTTGTTATatattgcttttatttttcctgTATTTTCCCACCTCCATACTTCCACTCCATACATGCATCCTGCATTTACCAGTGAATTATATAGGTGGACCCTGTCTCTTGCATTATTTCTGTCCGTCCTCTTTATTAGCCCCCAGGTAGCATTAGCTGTGGTGTTTGCCTTATTCACTAGATCGTTAACGTGTTCCCTGCTTGAGTTTTTTGAAGTAatgattatcaattattttataacgtattttttttttttttggtaatcataaaaaatattaattatactcCTTAGATCAAAAcatacaattattaaatagtccgattgaattttcaaataatttttgattttactgCTGCCGAGCAGTATATGATAAATTCTATAGggaatgtatatttatatattattacttagtaatatttattgttagttaattctataaaaaaaaatatcaattatactCCTTAGATCAAAacatacaattattttatagtccgattaaatttttaaatatttttgattttactgCAGTCAAGCAGTACATGATAAATTTGTAGAGAAcgttaaattatcaattattttgtaaattaattttttttttttaatcatttttaagcataaaaatatcaattatactCCTTAGATCAAAacatacaattattttatagtccgattaaatttttgattttactgCCACTTAGCAGTAGATGATAAATTCTATAGAGAACGtataatcatcaattatttccAAGTTGGCACCACTTAACCCTGTTATTCTACCATCTAAGTAGTTAATATACTAAGTACTGAACTTAGCGCCGATATAAGTAGTTGGTCTTTAGTTTAACATTTCAATGTATGACAGTAGGTGGAGCTACAAAATCATTACCGCTATATTTTAGATGTCACATTGGTTAGTCACGCGCGTCATTTAAAGTATTGTGGTAATtttgtttgtaattaaattattacaaaaattcatgCATAAAGAATCAGCTGAATTACTTGAGAAGTAcatatttggaattttaaaatatttgattatgtCACTTAATAtactctttacaaaaaaaagatatatcccacaaaaaacagtttcactgtaaaccgccgcgccaagtacacgtccaactattgttacaaactataataattcaatttttacaaaaaactattgaatcgaaaaaaaaaaaacgaagtacaaaaatttttagattaaaacaTTAAACACAGTAAatataaaggaaaaaaatttagtgtacGTGGGGAGCTATACTAATCACACTACAAGTATCAATCTAAAACACTGTGAATAATGAAAGTATTCGAATGATGCTCACcaaatacattaaatttttttccttaatatttactgtctttaatgtttttttaatctaaaaaattttttgtacttcgtttttttttttcgattcaatagttttttgtaaaaattgaattattatagtttgtaacaatagttggacgtgtacttggcgcggcggtttacagtgaaactgttttttgtgggatatatcttttttttgtaaagagtaTATTAAGTGacataatcaaatattttataaatattttaaaattccaaatatgTACTTCTCAAGTAATTCAGCTGATTCTTTATGcatgaatttttgtaataatttaattacaaacaaaATTACTACAATACTTTAAATGACGCGCGTGACTAATCAATGTGACATCTAAAATATAGCGGTAATGATTTTGTGGCTCCACCTACTGTCATATATTGAAATGTTAAACTAAAGACCAACTACTTATATCGGCGCTAAGTTCAGTACTTAGTATATTAACTACTTAGATGGTAGAATAACAGGGTTAAGTGGTGCCAACTTGGAAATAAGAAAATTCGccctaaatttgtaaaatctcTCGTAGAATCGAAAACAGGCGCAAGCAAAAGTTTTCAAACTGgcgatatattaaataattgttaagatccaataattttttgtaatatatgcATAATTGGTAAAAAGAAACTTATTAACAATGATGTCAAGTGTTAGTGTCttagcaataataaaaaaatatagagcTAAATATGTGAGGAGGTTATGTTGACATATGATGAGAGAATATAGACAACGTTGTCTCACGCCATATATTGGACGTGTACTTGGCGCAAGACACTATCGTGTCTCCggattatgaattactgttaaaaaaaaatagggaaaaaaagtaccgtagaattaaataaaatttcgcaacctcaaaaaatcgtaatgcttacagtaaacatagtcggtagtctggcgttccgtttacaacggatttgaacggaacttggcgccagattctaccgaatttGTGGATCGGTAGTCTGGCgttccgtttacaacggatttgaacggaacttgacgccagattctaccgaatctgtggatgaAAGTTGATTGGTCAATTGATCTTGTGAATCACTCTTTATGTTCCGGTAAGGCACAAGTTCAAGTTATGAGGGCAAGCGGGAAAATATGAGTTTGaattataacataaaaaatatttattcaatactttaacataaaatgtaatttaataaaaaaaccatTACCCGTCTCAGTCCAATTGCTAGCTCATTTACCCATTTAACATCGAATTACCCGAAAAATGGGTAATTACCCGGACATTGGCAACACTGGTTTTACTTTACATAACTGTCTCTGTTTTGATCTTTTTATGTAGAGCTGAGTATCACTGAGCCGATTCGTTTTTGGCTAAAAGGTGTAACAGAAATAGTTATATAATTAGACGTATATTGAGGCATTTTGAGAAATTCTGCTGTAAACCGTGCGTCTGTGTCTTCAAATGATTTCTTACTCTAATCTTCTGTATCTACTGTACGTGTGATTTTCGAAGACATATTCGGCAATCTATTTAAAacatttacaattaatttaaatgaaccctgaataaaaaaaagtattgagacaaagaaaaaaatattgaaaagtattggattgattagaaaaccaatacttttcaatacttttttctttgtctcaatacttttctTTTTATCAGGGAAGAAGCAAactaataaattcaataatgaTGTTTTATGGGTTCACTCGAAATTTAAAACGATAACCAATATCGTTTTTAGATCAACAAAATACAaagaattgttttaaaatatatctaaatTAACAATCTCAAGTTAACATATaaaactttataattaaaaagttcttccaatatttatcattcaataaatataatgagAATACATTacttaaattgatttttcagaTATCTTAAATAGAAAGTCATattatactaatattataatgaagaaaatataaaattgctATTTCAGTGAACTGATTTATGCAAGTATATGGGTAGTAAAAAAAGTAGAGATTTCTTCATCCTTCAAATACTTCAAGGTGataaatgttgaaaaataaattactaataggTTATTGCGTTATAAATACTCTATGGagatcaataaataataattcttaacAATGTTAAGTGGGGAACTGATATGCTAGAAAAGTCATTAGTATTCTAACACGATGAACGACTTAAATGAATttcacaaaagaaaaaaaaaaaaaaaaaactgtttgGAGCCAAGTGCATAAGGTAAAAATAATCATGAAAATTGACCACATTGTTAAGTTTAGtgacttaataaaaaaattatagtgcctaaaaaatttatgacgaTTTTTAAAGCAATTTAGAGGTCAtacagaataaatttttgtttattttttacaaggTTTTTGtacaattataatatattattattgttgtaaataaaatttaacaaaaaaaagtaatataaatttctcaatGATTCATTTtccattataattaaaatgaatagcATAACAAGCgttattatttgaaataaataaaataaacacaGTTTCTCATTTAAAATTCATCATTTAATGGTATCAATTTagatgtgaaaattaataaatgggtaaaaatgatttgttattaaattttttatagaataccgaaatgtattttaaaaattaaatgaataaataaattttgaaaaattaaatatgttcAGTGTcacattattataatcattaatttaaaaaatgtaattaaaagttGAACTCAAAGTATACATACTTATTAAATAGCAACTGATAGGATTTTATAACATCACATAAACTACCAAATTAAGCAGAAGTGGAATggaattttgtatatttatagaaagttatacagataaaaatatttaatttaataaatctcttaacattataaaaatccatcaaaaaatttcatgtacAGTCGTAAAAAAATGACTCTAAATATTTACACCTCCGAATATATTaaccttttaaaaataattattctgtaGTTTGCATACATTTGTATAcatcattatatatatgattggtctgttaaaaaaaaaagtttttgtatttttctctTCCATTGGAAAACTTGTACATGGacagataataataataattcaatctCTTTATATAGTTTGTACAGTCCCTCGAGAATCTATTTCGGTTTTTCCCATCCACCAAATATACGCTCTAACTCTTCCGCAACAGCTATCGACAAGTGGTCTTGATTAAGACCTGCCACAACTTGTATTCCTATTGGAAGACCATTGCTAAATCCTAAAGGACAAGCAGTTGCCGGTAAACCAAGGCAGTTAATGATTGCagtataagaaaaattgaaggGTTTCAATATTGTTTCATGGTGAAGTGGAGCAGGCGTTGGATGAGTTGGATATAAGAAGACACCATCGGAACCCAGCATATTCTGTAAGTTTATTTATGAGAGGTTTAAAGTTAGAATGATAGTTACAACAAAAATACTTACATGAAATTCATCGCGAAGTTCAAGAGTTTGTGCTAATAATTTTGCTCTTTTTTCATCGTCCCTTTTCATACCAAAACTTTCAAATGCTGCAGTTATTAAGGCGATAAATGTATGACAGCTAGAGCACATCATCCACTTAATGAATTCCCACCAAATAGTTATACGTCCTTGTCGATTACTTAATTCATGAGCAAAATCTTCTCCAACGGGAGAAACCATATTTGCAAGCCAAATCGCAAgactatttttgaattttttaatttcaactttttctgCTTTTATTTTGTAACCTGTTTTCAAATACCAAATCAccttattgattttttgttttatatctTGAGAAACGGGTGATACAAAGAGTTGACCCCCATCATCTTCCATATAGTAAAACTagttccaaaaataaattaacgattatgtatattaaaaaattttgaaaagataaaaaaacgtTTTAAACGCTAATATAACAATCaatcagaaattaataataacaattacaagaaaaaacgaaaagataacttttttccaaaattagaAGTGACTATTCACATGATACTGAATTTAACAgatatctataaattttttagatttttataacaattaagttgtgatggaaaaaatttagaaaaaaaattccagatgtagaaattttaaaaaattaaaagtgcgaatttttaaaaatatatattttttataataattgattggTTATAAAAACTCCGAGAAAtgtcagatgtctgctaatttcagtattataCTATTCACACCTAAAAAAAGCCTTGATAAATCCCCGCCGCGTAAACATAAGGGCCTTTGCATTCACGCGGCGTGGATTTACCAGGGCTTTTTTACGTATGAATAGACATGTCCTTCAAAATTATCGGACGGTCGTATTGAAAAACTGAAACGTTCGCAgcacaaattttttagatttttgagctGGGTTTCTAATTTGATCATATATAcactgataattattttttttacataagaagAAAATCGCAAGTGTACATTGTTAGCCGTATTAGTTATTCAacctaataattaaatacttaaataacCTATTCAATAATCAATTTGACTGTACTGGactattcataataataaattatgaattttgaaCTTACTTTTAGTTTCGAAATATCCACAGTAGCATCAAGATTCAATTTCGAAACATTATCACcagcaataacttttaaaatatgtttCAAATCAGTTGCGTAACGACACATCGGACCGATTGctaataattgattttgcTTTTCAGTATGTGGAGATGGATATTGACCAACGTTTGATACAATACCTAATAGTGTCAAAAGTTTAGCacatttttcaagtaaaaaatgttatgatagttcatttaattatgttaataaaGACCTCTCGATGGTTTGTGGCCAAATattccattaaaaaaacaaGGCATTCGGATGGATCCTCCAATATCTGATCCAATACCGAATGGTGCACCAGCTGCAGCTTGAAGACAGCCTTCACCACCTGAAGAACC is a genomic window containing:
- the LOC123273940 gene encoding fatty-acid amide hydrolase 2, with protein sequence MNKNFIKYYGKIFFVIHRIIEFFGRWIFLLTARFSGGPETLPPIDDEIVLMRSAKALSIMILLKKISSETVVQACIDRIKKIQPVLNCVVENRFTEALNEACECDRILKLADPSTLELLKKEKPLFGVPFTTKDCIGIKGMKQTAGLYSRRNIQAEKDADVIQLLRQAGAIPIATTNVSELAMWWESANCIYGKTNNPYHTWHIVGGSSGGEGCLQAAAGAPFGIGSDIGGSIRMPCFFNGIFGHKPSRGIVSNVGQYPSPHTEKQNQLLAIGPMCRYATDLKHILKVIAGDNVSKLNLDATVDISKLKFYYMEDDGGQLFVSPVSQDIKQKINKVIWYLKTGYKIKAEKVEIKKFKNSLAIWLANMVSPVGEDFAHELSNRQGRITIWWEFIKWMMCSSCHTFIALITAAFESFGMKRDDEKRAKLLAQTLELRDEFHNMLGSDGVFLYPTHPTPAPLHHETILKPFNFSYTAIINCLGLPATACPLGFSNGLPIGIQVVAGLNQDHLSIAVAEELERIFGGWEKPK